Genomic window (Nitrospirota bacterium):
CGGCCTCAGCCGTGACAACGCTTTTGACATATTCCTCAAAGGGGAGTTCATTTACGACATAAAGCCCGTTTTTCCCTTTCCATACCTCAATCTCGCCGGTGTAATGAACTCCGCTCACAAGGAAATCGCCTTTTATTTTTTCACTGATTCTCTCCAGAGGTTCATTCTTTGCAGGGATACGCGGCGAATCTTCATCCACGATAAGCACTCTTATTGTATCGGCAAAGGAGAGCGGAGTGAGAAGTAAGAAGTAAGAAGCAAGAAGTGAGAAGCAAAGAAAAATAAATTTTATTTTATGTTTTTCACTTCTCATTTTAACTTCCAACTCTTAACTTTTAACTTCTAACTTTTTTTAAGGTGTTTCTCCATCTCGGAGTAGATGCAGCCGCAATATTTCTGTCTGTAAAGTCCGAGTTCCTTAGAAAGCTCAACCCCCTGCTTCCAGCCGGGCCTGAAGTCTTCAAAATAAAATTGCACAGAGTGCTTTTTCTCCATTTCCCTGCCGATATCTATTATAGCATCAAATTTCTGGTAGGGGCTTATAAGGAGCGAGGTTGTAAAGCCGTCAGCTCCAATCTCGCGGGCTTTTTGGGCTGTCTTGTCAAGCCTCATCTCATAACACACATTGCAACGATTCTCACCGCCGTTGCCTGTCCTCTGTATGAATTCCTTTATGCCGTAGTAGTCTATATAATCAATGGAAAGTTCCCATGCTTTCTGCAGCCGGGTTACGGCGTTCAGCCGCGTGGAATATTCCGCATAAGGATGAATATTGGGATTAAACCAAAGTCCTGTTACGGAAACGCCCTTTTCAGAGAGTGTTTTGATGGGATATAAACTGCAGTTTGCGCAGCAGATATGCATCAAAAGCTTCATAAAATATTATAAATTAAATTTCTCAAGTTTTTCCCTACACCGCTATCTCCAATGCTATCTTGTCATAATCTATGACTGGTTTTGTCTTATGGTCTGTTGCTTTCTTCTCAACCAACCCAATCTGCTCTAAATATTTCACATCCTCTGCAATATTCTTAATATCCCTCTTGGCCACTCTTGCAAGCTCATTGATAGAGGAGGGTTTTTTTGTCTTGATCATACGCAGGAGTTCAAGCCTCTTGGGCGTCATGGCCTTTCTGAATGCCTCAAAGCTTGTGAAATAGATTTCAGGTTCTTTAACAGGCTTTAACCTGTCTCCACGTTCAAGTTTTTTCATTGTCTCTGCAGTATCCTTTAAAATTCCCCTAACGCTTTTAATCCCTATGTTCACTTTTTTAACTCTCATATTTACCCCCGTTATATCTTTCAATATCTTTATAAAAATCCTCTAATAGCCTTTCTATGCTTTTAAAACTATACGGCTTTTCAGCATCCTTATAATGCCTGTGGTCTCCTTTGCCCTCTGCATTGTCATAGCCTATTACCCTCACATCTTCCGCAATATAAACCAGTGAATATTTATATCGGTGCAGTTTACTTTCTCTTGATTCCGGCAACTGCCATACTTTTATTTCAATGATGTTGTTTAATTCATCTATGGCTTTTACATATTTAATTAATTGTGCTTTCACTATTGGTAG
Coding sequences:
- a CDS encoding epoxyqueuosine reductase QueH, with protein sequence MKLLMHICCANCSLYPIKTLSEKGVSVTGLWFNPNIHPYAEYSTRLNAVTRLQKAWELSIDYIDYYGIKEFIQRTGNGGENRCNVCYEMRLDKTAQKAREIGADGFTTSLLISPYQKFDAIIDIGREMEKKHSVQFYFEDFRPGWKQGVELSKELGLYRQKYCGCIYSEMEKHLKKS